The following are encoded in a window of Rhipicephalus microplus isolate Deutch F79 unplaced genomic scaffold, USDA_Rmic scaffold_108, whole genome shotgun sequence genomic DNA:
- the LOC142790458 gene encoding solute carrier family 12 member 9-like gives MAHNHKKLVEPSSLGFAVPEHPVVVVQMTDPNNSASVTSQSSSVASLSSLAQGAVQAPRPNDRTPLLRHTRLFRSLSGGTQSPQQTTCQAPSTRRLATFSGCFTPVCLSMFSAILFLRIGFLIGHSGLLECLVEIVLAYSILFFTVLSICAISTNGAVEGGGAYCILFFNSDVLFCQL, from the exons ATGGCTCACAACCACAAGAAGCTCGTCGAGCCGTCGTCGTTAGGCTTCGCAGTTCCCGAGCACCCCGTCGTGGTTGTTCAAATGACAGACCCGAACAACAGCGCATCGGTAACGTCGCAGTCGTCTTCAGTGGCCTCCCTCTCGTCGCTAGCGCAGGGCGCTGTGCAGGCGCCGCGACCCAACGACAGGACGCCTCTCCTTCGGCACACCAGGCTGTTTCGCAGCCTGAGTGGGGGCACCCAGAGTCCCCAGCAGACGACATGTCAGGCGCCGTCGACACGACGGCTCGCCACGTTCTCGGGATGTTTCACCCCGGTCTGCCTCTCCATGTTCAGCGCGATCCTGTTCCTACGGATCG GCTTTCTAATAGGTCATTCCGGCCTACTCGAGTGCCTGGTTGAGATTGTACTCGCCTACTCCATCCTTTTCTTCACTGTGTTGTCCATTTGCGCAATCTCTACAAATGGTGCCGTGGAAGGAGGCGGTGCCTACTGTATCCTTTTTTTCAATTCTGATGTCTTGTTTTGTCAATTGTGA